The window acGTCAATTTCCTCTTCTGGGTCATCGGTTTACTCCAGTCCAGCCACTGGGTACGCGTCAATTTTCCTTAAAACAAAACCCATTTCTCaaagttttgaaatttaatctttctaaaaatgtcatttttttttttttgtagatgatCGATGTGTATTGGACTGTGATACCCGTAATGCTGGTTCACTACTTCGCGTCGCATCCGTTGGGAGAGTACAACAAGTGGAGATCCATGGTTGTCGTGATCCTGACGTGGGTTTGGAGTGTTCGGTTGACTCATAACTACTTCCGGCGGGAAAATTGGGAGTGGGGCGCTAGAGAAGACTGGAGGTTCAACGACTTGCGGAAACAGTACGGGAAACACTGGTGGTGGCTCTCTTTCTTCTCCGTCTACGTTTCTCAGCAGGTAAAGATCCACCAACTGTTCGATGATTTGCCTCAACGAGTAGATTTTCATTTGGTTCTTTtgttgtctctttttttttgtgaacatTTGCTCAGATCTTCCTTATTGGGATATGTCTACCTTTATACATCATCCACTCCGTTGATGCGCCTTTGAATATTTGGGACTTTGTTTCCTCGGCCATCTGTTTGACGGGTATTGTCATGGCTTACTTCGCCGACACGCAGCTACACGAGTTTGTAACCCAAAACCAGAAGCTGAAGGAGCAGGGGAAGCCCAAAATCCCCAATCTCGACACGGGTTTGTGGTATTACTCGAGGCATCCTAATTACTTGGGTGAACAGTTGTGGTGGTGGGGACTGGTCGTGTTCGCTTGGAACCTTGGGCAAGGATGGACTTTGATAGGTGCCTTGGTCAATACTCTGTGTTTGGTCTATGTGACAATCCTTGTTGAGCGGCGGATGGTGAAACAAGAATACAGAGCTGAAGCTTATAGAGCGTATCAGAAGACAACTTCTGTGTGGATTCCATGGTTCAAGTCTCAGGTTGCTGCTGCTGTCAGTAAAGATAAGAGCACTTGAATATTATTGGCATGATTAGTTTGTTTCAATGGGCCTTCAATTGTGTATtttttgcattgttttttttttgtctttgttgtGTCTTTGTGTTGCTTCGTTTTGTCTAtgaaaatttgtattaaaatggGTTTGGAAATGGGTCTAAATAGTGTTATTTATATATggagtttatttaatttatttagcaTGAATATTCTTTCtttaataaataagtaaataatatttacgATTTTGCTTGTAACCGATAATGATATTCTAGTTGTTTTTTTCGTTATATATTGTCagcaaaattaaaattgaaaagcATATGCCAATAATGATATTCCAGTTGTTTTCTCGTTATATATTTTCAGCAAAACTGAAATTAAAAAGCATATGCCAAATCAGTTGGATATTGATAAACATATACATAAGAATATACCTCAGGaatattttatcaaatcttCAAAGAAAATCAATTCAATGCCCTATAAAAACAGAGTCGAATGTGATTATTCACTTCTCACGTTGATCAAGTTACATATTcaccaaacaaaaacaacacaCACAATGGGAAAAATACTAGCCTTATTCTATGTGTCTTTGATCTGCCTAGGTCTCTCAGTTTCACCGGTAGACGCCTACGGTAGAAGGCAACTTCGGTTTAATTCCAATGGCCGGTTTAAAATTCTGCAAGTGTCAGATATGCACTACGGTTTTGGCAAAGAGACGCAATGCTCAAACGTAACACCGGAAGAATTGCCTTACTGCTCTGATCTCAACACCACCTCCTTCATACAACGCACTATCGCTTCCGAGAAACCCGATCTCATCGTCTTCTCCGGTACACAcacaaatgaatttttttttttttttaatatcataaTTCTAGTGTGTTTTCGTATCTTCAATGTACTTTTATAACATAATTCTAGTTCTATCagtgttattttaatttatccATGCACAGTTGAAATTTTAGTTCTTATGATTAATgagtatatatagtatatacatattgtattatttaattatatcatTTGTTGGTTCTCTTAACGCAGGAGACAACGTAAATGGAATGTGCGAGTCAGGTGACGCGGCAAAAACAATGAACATGGCATTTGCTCCGGCGATCGAAGCGAGGATCCCATGGGTGGCCATTCTTGGGAATCATGACCAAGAATCAGACATGACAAGAGAAACAATGATGAAGCACATCGTGAAAATGCCTTACACGTTGTCTGAAGTAAACCCTTTCGGTTCTGGTATATTCCCCATTGACGGTTTTGGGAACTACAATCTACAAATCGAGGGTCCTTTTGGGTCGCCTCTCTTCTTTAAATCCCTTCTCAATGTTTATATGCTTGATGGTGGAGATTACGTCAAACTCGATGGGTTTGCTTTTAATTATGATTGGGTTAAGTCCTCTCAAGTTAACTGGTATGAACACGCCTCTAAATGGCTCGAGGTAAGTCACAAAATTattgtttagaaaaaaatgtaTTGTCTATACATAAAAAttgtaattattttgtttttttaactaaattatttattttgtttttaatagatGGAATACAAGAGGTGGCCTTTTCCACAAAAAAGTACGGCACCGGGTTTGGTTTACGTCCACATTCCAGTACCCGAATTCAAACGGTTCACCGAACCGAGGCAGATGACTGGTGTGAGACAAGAGCAGACATGTTCTGCACCTATCAACTCTGGTTTATTCACCAAACTTGTCGAAAGAGGTGAGGTCAAAGGCATTTTCAGCGGTCACGACCACGTTAACGACTTCTGTGCCACGCTTAATGGAGTCAACCTTTGTTACGCTGGTGGTTCCGGGTACCAACAAATATCATGACTTAATTTGACTCAAAAGCTTTCTAACCATTCTTGTAAAccctattttttattaatttatgtgaCACACGTTAGGTATCATGGGTACGGAAAGACTGGATGGGCAAGGAGAGTCAGAGTAGTTGAAGCTCAGCTTGAGAAGACTAAGTATGGACGTTGGGGAGCCGTCGATAAAATTACAACTTGGAAACGACTCGATGATAAGAATCATTCTTTGATTGATACTCAACTTCTTTGGTCCAAGAACACAAGTAATATCATTTTATTAAACTATAGTCGACTTTAGACTCCTAAGAATTGGTTCTCTGATCTTaatttgatgtttttgttttattgcaGCTCTTGACACAAATTACAGGTTTAAATGCAATAAGATAAAACAGCACTGATCATTGATTAAACGGAGGAGTTCTTTTAGATTTATAGGTTgctttggttttattattttatttttgttcattactattaggttttatttaaaataagacTGAAGACAATTCAgcttgtaattttttttcatttctgttACATTTTACGTTCTATATTCTTAATAGATCATTTGATTTTATCTATAAACAAGAGTCAATGTGAACCTCCCTGAGGTCAAAATCATGCTAGAATTTCAATTCACTTTAACTCGTTTAAACGCCTAGACATTTGAATGTTTCCATCAAAGACGGCATGTTGTTTTCTGAGTTGTTCGAGAAGGCCTGATCTCCTCCAACTAGGGTTTTAGTTTCCACATCGTCTCAATATAACTTTTTCTCTCGTTTCGAATAGTCTTCATTCACATCCACTGATCCGTTAATCAGGATTTGATGTTATCTTCACCAATCTCTAACGATTTATATAGTCGACCACATCATATCAAATTGAGATAAACACAGAcattaaatgtatatttacaagtcgctaaaatgaaaattaacaTTGAtgtatttatttagaatatttttgcacatatttttaatttttaattaatgatttttgatATACTATAGGTGTTAGCAATCTTTTTGACTAAAAAAAGAATGGCAATCTCTTATAGatttaatttaaagttaaaCATGTGTTTGATGATAATGTATTGATAGCAAGACGTAGACGtacatatgtgtgtgtgtatatatgcCATATGCATCTTTGAAATGTCACCAAGTAATTTCCAAACCTTTAGGATGAATTTGGTTAGCTATACTATATAAGCCTTAAATTTAAACGTTTCAGAGTAGCGAATGTATGCGTTTATAACAAAACCATGTAATAATTAACTAGGATCTAAAACTAGCTGTTTATGGTATAGAGATGTGATAGATCTTACTATATGATCAGATATGATGTATGAGTATAAACATAACATTCATTTACATTAATTGTGTTTCTGCAATGATATCTAAATATAGATTGCAGCGTCCAGACCAAGAGACGAAAAGAGAGACCACATACCTAACAGCAATTTTATACTAATTTTCATAGCCTTTAGCTTTTGTGGTATATTAATTACTGCATCAGAAAAGATATGTGAAAACAGATCATACTTTTTCAATCGCCCCAaggtgaaaaagaaagaagcaaAACTCTTCTCTTTTCTCGTTTTGCTAATTCAGACATCATGCAATTATATATAGAAGTACGTTTTTTATTATTGCTTTGACACTGCCCACCTCCTGCAAATCTACCTGCCTAACTAATATCCAGCAATAGGTTCAGAGAAAAGCAGCAGCAGCCATATTTACTAACCAAACATAGAAATCCCTAACCAAATTAACTGCATGGACAATAATTAGTGATGCATATATATCTGCAAAATGCAGCAACATATCTATACAGAGAATTCACTTTTCTAAAATAGCCCATCAAACTCTGAAACTTTCTGACTCAGAGACATACAAGAGAGATATGGGTTTACACTGATCCCAATCCTAGTTCATGTCTCTTCTTACACATCTCACTTATTAGGTATTTGTATCCAATATTTCCTATTCTCTACACAGCCTTGCAAAATTACATTGTATATCAAATTagaaatttatatatgatatcaTGAATGTAGATGCATCTATGTACACAAATCAAATATTCTGAAGAACAACTTAACAAAAGACTATTCGAGTCCATATAACTTATCTATGGACAAACATATCATTTCTCGGTAAAAATGTATAATGGAATCAATGCATTATATatgttgtcatatatatatttatagaatttatgtttaaatttaaataccAACTAATCTCATCATCATTATTGATCCAAATCAAAAGGCAATGAGGACTTTCCTTTCTTAGAGAAGTGATCATCTTCACTGCTGCTTCCAAGTCTCAGCTGAAACAAAGAGGAAGACGGAGAAGCGTCACCACGTGGCAAACTCCCACCGGAAGATGAAGATTCTTCCTCCATATCGACTCCAAAAAGCCTCAGCCTCTTCCCGGCCGTTCCAACAACCGCCTGACTAACTTGAGCTCCTCCGTGCATCATCACCGGCACAGATTCAATCACCAACGGATCAGCCACCACGGCTCTTTGATCCACCAAGTACCCGTATCCAAATTCTCTCGGAATTTGAGGATAATTATAACCACTGTGATGATGATGACGTGGCTGCTGATAGTTGTAAAGATTGTAACTAGTTGCTGTCGGAAAACTGTAAAACCTAGGAAACATAGATCCGGCAGCAAAGTGAGCAATCGATGTCGGATGGTCAGGAACTTTAGGTCTTCTCCTCCAATCAATAAACAAGCGGCTGTCTCTTCCTGAATCTCCGACACATCTCTGGAAAGAGACAATATCTCCGGCGTCTAGCTTTTTGTCTTTAACGAAACGGCTCCAACCTTTAGTCATGACATAGCTCTGACTACTGTTCCAGTAAGAGTAACGGAACCTCCATGACTTTCCTGCGAGATCTTCGAAGTTTAGAAGCAAACCTTTCTCGTTTGTGGATGAATCTAAAGGGAAGTATCTCTCTGCGTATTGCTTTGGGATCACGAGCCGGTTTAGTTTACCAACATCGCTTGGAGTCACCACTTTGTCGAACATGTGCTCTCTCTCTACTTCTTCCATGGGCTTCTTGgcctcttcttgttcttcttcttcctcctcttctccttctcttgAAAGAGACAAGTTTGTCATCATCATTTTTTGATTAATGGTATGGTCAAGATTTGGTTTCTGACTTGAATTTGATGATTTCAACAAAAAGCGGATGGGGGTGACTTTGGAATTGAGAAATGAGCTGAGAAGCAACAAACCCTAATTTTTGAAGGAGTGGAGGAGGATTGGAGGAGAAAAAAGGGTTAAACTAGTGATGTGATTGACCtaattatacataaatataaagttgGGTTTTGCCTAACTGATCATCACCAcgatctctctttctcttatcTATGTCTCACTGTTTTTATGCAATAGCTATATAGCTCTTAGAAATTCAgaggaaagaaaacaaaaaaaaagtattgttAAGATTTTTAGAAGAAGAATGAGAGAAATGGAGAGAAATTTTGAATGTTATGGTGTTACATGATGTGAATGATGGAGATATGGGCAAGAGAAAACCAATTTAGAGGGACCCCTTGAATAATCTAGTTTAGTTCATGTGACCTTattgtttcttctttcttttctccttGCATAAACTATTCTTTTAATCAATTTCTCATACAcaactttttaaaagaaatcaTATGTGTCTAACGAACACATTTTGTATATGGTTGTGGTATGAGGAGAAAAAGGAGATGGTAACGTCGAGGGCTTAATTAGAaagaaaattctttttttttcttctgaattattgttatttttaaaaaaaaataacaataaaaaaatataacattaatAAATGCTAAGCATCGAATGGACAACTTTTTTATGGGTTTGCTGCGCTTTTTGTTTTCACAAAGACAGATTAGCATGTTGATTTAGCCGTGGTCTTTAGTCTTTACTGCTGACTTTTTGTTATGGCTCCCGCCTCCTCTCTTCTCTTAATTTCTTCTTGGTGTATTCATTTATGCATAACCTAATCTGTGTGTATTTGAATGTTATATGTTTTACTACTGCCATTTGCAACACTTGCTGTATATATACTTTCCCCCACTTGTAAGAGATTCTTTTATTAATCATACATTTATATCTTTTAcctgtatttttttaaaatagaaaccAATCTCATACGTATATAAGATGGGTTTTTTACGCCATGGgtagaaataataatttttaaaaataaaaaatattaaaaaaaaatatttttattaaattaaattttatgtttatttaaaaaGCAATATATCAGTTATTAGTTATGTcagatataatttatattttattatgtaataatttcCCTTCCTATGcttttatatataatactaaaataatcaaaattcaaatttatggATTTGATCATATAGATCATTCGgtaatgatataaaaaaatatttacaatggTAAGCAGATGTCTATCGTATTTGTGAGTATAGTGTGAAACTGAATTCTTGTTTTGAGTTCGAGTGTGCATGAGACTAACAATTTTACCACAAGAAAACTAGGTTCTTAATCCTTCTGGTCGTCAAAAGATTAGAGAACCTAACAAATGAGCTATGACAGATATCGCGTTTGAAACATGGCGCTAAAcgtaaaatagttatataaagtTTTTGCCTAAGCAATACTCTTAATTAAGGATTCTTAAAATCGGCATGGACATATATTATCTAGCTATTTAAAGTCAAATAATTTCTTTAAGATATAAAAAGTGTTTCAATAAGTCACTTTTCATTTCTGGAttgagaatatatatttattttgttgttgtatcTTTTCAAagttatgaaattttaattaaagGTATCTATCAAGTATCAATCGCCatcttaatttatatgtttggtTTGGCCGGTTACTTTTTCTTCAAAAGAACAGGCCTGGTCAGTTTAAAATATGGTTAAACAAGCTTAATCACGTtgacaattatattttatagaaagaaagtttgattttaaaaacaaaatataaagtgCATATATACATCTACAATTCTTAaactttcaaaattaatttacaGAGTAGTgactttatttgttttctttatctGAAATAATGATTGCTTTTCTTTATAACATTGTaggatgattaaaatatatatatatatatatataatataaaacagaTCCGCAGAATTggcaataaaataaaatacatatgatttaatatatttcctTATTTGGAATTACTATTAAGATAAATATAACCAGAATCTTTTTTAAAATCATGATGTTCATCCATGGGAGAGAGAAACAACAAAATATAGGAACCTCTTTAGTCAATCAAAAACTAATAAACATAGACTTGCTATAATATTGTTTTTGGACTGGCCAAAGAATCTTAGAGTTTATGGCTCAAGATATATAACTTTTCGCATAAAACGATAATCGATACATTTGTTTGTTCCAGCGCATCGTGCTAACAGCTTGTAAGGACGTTTTTGTTTTATCCGTGTAACACTGTGAGTATAGTAACATTACATATGTTACTTTAGAACATGATACGTGTCAATCAGACCCTTACAATTAGTCCTTAACAACTCGATATATTAACTGTTTTCCTTAAGGTTAATCTTGTAAGGTTCTTACGTACGTGGTCCTGACAGAGACTAAGCACCCTTCATGTCCCGTTGTGCAATTTCGGTTAATACTTAACAGTAATCAACGGCTAGCTGGATACGATTAAAGTTTAGACTTTGTTAGAATGGAATTGCACTACATAGTCTATTTCATGTTAATGGACGTTACTATAGTCGATGACTACTTAAACCACTTTTTACTATCAGTATAAAACAGAATTTAGCTGACGGTTTTTAGCTTATTTTAAAATGCAATCAAAGAATTTGATTatagtaaaattaaaaagttgAAATTATAAAGCATGCAGTAGGTAATGGACATTCATAAACGTGGTCCAAAATCTCATCCTTAGTACATAATTGGCTGGACACAAAAGCCTCTAGTTGATACATTGTTTTCTTCTGTTTTATCGTGTTATTGATTAGAATCTTAATGAACACTGTAGGACCTTTTCGCATCTTaatctgaattaaaataatgatataCCTAATTGCATTTTATGAtgtaaatttgtatatataagtatCTGCATGGCTTATCGTCTTTTCTTTGTAACTTTCTATATACAACGGGTTGTGTTTTCTTTCATGCGCATCTTATAATATCACCACCCATGATTAATATATAACTGATTGAAACATTAGGCTGGATGTTATCAGCAAAAAGAAATACGACGGATCAAGTTATTTTCAAGATTTGCAAAAATAGTGAAGCACAACAAAAGGCAATACGATTAAATCCTTCTATATATAAAAGGAACACAATTCTGTTTGTTCTCCTTTCTGTCAATGAACTTAATATATTACCATCTCTCTATGTCCATAGTTTCTtgtagagagatagagagaataATACAATAAATATCAGGAAATTACGAGGAAACCACAACGTCGTCCTTTTCAAAGCTATGCCCTATTAGCCAAGGGGACCTCTCTATTTCTAGACACCCCCACTCTTCAATTCCTATCAACCTTTTTATAACTCTAAACATGAACTGAATCAGATATGCACCAACTTAGTTTTCGAACTTTTAACTTGCAGAGGGAGTCTCAGCTTTTCAAATGGTTACTGCTTTAACGGATCATATATTTGTTATGCTATACTAAATATCAATAGCTCAAAAAATACCAATGAAGTCGTTTGCTAGTCTTTGTTTTGTGGGATTAAACTAGAATTGCTAGTGAACCAGATTAGCTTAATATAATGATGGAGAGTAGTTATACGTATAGAGATATATATAAAGCATATGATTATGAAAGAAGGAAAAGATGGGGCTTAGGGTTAGGACCACTTTGTAATTGTATACCGAAAAATCCAGATCACTCGCACACTTATGAACtcattttttcttgtttaaaCTAATGACCACTCGCCTGGAACACTCTTTTCCCCTTAGAGTCTTCCCCTCCTTTCAAATGGCAAGTCCAATCTATATACGTTTACCTTCCTTATTTGTAAATGAACTCAAATCCCAAGCAATCCTCTTTTTCATTTAAATAGAAGTTATCTATTAACCCAAAGAATCCTTCTATATCTACCCAACTTTTTATAGCAACATACATAAGTATCCAGTCTATACAATTAGTTTCATGTGTATGATTACATTATTGATCATTACATATGGCTATAAATAGTTTGATCAGTCGCTTGTGGTGACAAGAAAGCGTTGCCTTTAGAAAATTAGGGTTCccctatttttattttttttggtcaaagggTTTCCTTGTTTTTATAAAGAGTATTATGATAGAAATTAGTTATATGCATCTTGGACCGACGCTATTTCCGTAGAGTCACTCGTGTTAATTTAAATCGACCATTATTGATTATGAAAAGGGtatgatgatgataataataCATGTAAGATATAAGTACTTAtcgaaaagaaaaatataagatcGGTCGCCATCGAAGAGGTAGTGGTGAAGTGGAAGGCGGTCCAATTTCTTGAATgaaattattttggttaaacataaaactataaataatgGAGAATCGGTGGTACGATAATGGCAACAACATGCTCCAGTTGTCAATTTACCCCTGAGTCTAGAATATCTCTCTCTAGCCAGCCCTTCACCTATAAAAGAAAGGGGTTAAACATAATTAGTCTTCTAAGCATGCATCTTAAAAAGTTCATGtgcaaatgaaaatgaaaaagaataaatCTATTGCTCTCAACAGTATCATTATATATTGGTTTATGCGAGTATTAAACTTCAAACCCAAATAATACATATAGGGGGACCAACACCAATGTTCACAGAATTGGTTTCATAGACTCTGTTCTTCTGTTCATAGTTTGCTTTACTTCTCTAACATTTCAGTTCGTGATAGTGAAAAAAGTtagattttgtttatataaatgCAAATATATAAGGTGGGGTAGGTTTGTAGAGAAGGATGGATACAAATGAAATCAACCCGCTCAGGTTGTCTCAACTCTGAAGGCCAAAAacactatttattaaaatttggatGCTTCTTTCTTTgccaatatttacaaaaaaaaagaagtaagaaAAAACACTATATGATTTTAcattattatgtattttatattattaataaactttTGTATATTTATGCATTGACTCCATAGATATAAAAAGTACTCTGCAGTAACTGCGATAGTCAGCTTCCCTGCAGCTCATATATTCACATTATAATCATTCATTCAATTCACTGTTCATACCCTTAGATCTTGATGAGCGTATACATATATACACACGTACAAATGTCGGTCcatattattacaaattattTCGTCATTTAGCTGATTAAAAATAAAGTGAGGGAACCCTATAATATATAGAGTGGTCCCTATTAAAGAAAAAGTGAGGCCCAAAATAAATACGATATGATGATAAATGGAAAAGCCCATTCTCTGTGTATATATGTGCTACCTCATGTTTAGTCGCTTTCTCATTTGGATCCACACAGGCACACACACGATACGATACTTTGCCAACTAATTAAAAACTGTTTGTGTTCACTGTACTGTTTTGTATACTAGTGTACAGAGAGAGATCTTTCGTTAGGTATTTATTTTCCTCTATGGTTATGATTCTTTGGTATATATTTTACGCTTACGTGTGTCACTGAGTCTTAGTACGTACAATTTTACTTCCGATTCACGTATGTGGTTTTTACTTGGTTTCTAAATACTCGTTTGTTACACtggttattaaaatttaaaagagacAGTTTATTTGGGCCATATGAGCTTATAAAGCCCATTAGTATACAAGTTAACATGAGTTTCAGTAAGCAAcaaggaaaaaaatgaaaaataaaatacatttgtCTCTGTATGAGTTTCAAATTACAAAATTCAACAAAATTGCAACATTACaagaaaaataacaattattaaaacaatattgtgcTGCGAAGAATCATCTCTTTCGCCGTATGGGAATATAAGTGTGTTGTTGTACGTTCATCTCCTCAAGCTATGGAGAATATACTCAGCGTATAGGTCCCTGTTTATGTAATAGAATGATTGATAAGATACGTTAATCATTTGATAAAAGTCTGCGAGTTTACGGGTTAAGGGAAGCATACATGGAGTACTGGATTGCTTCATGTGCCTTCTCTGATGGCAAGAAATCGTTTACAGCCACCTCCTTGTGCTCGTTCTTCTTGTCTACAAGCATAACCACAATACATGAAACTTtagatattgtttttattttttgttacagtttgaTTATAACTTAATAAAGAAAATGATGTTACAGTCTTCGAAGAAACGACGGATCTCTGAGAGACGGTGAGGAGCGAGTTGTTTGATGTCAGTGAAATGTTTGTACTCTGGATCATCAGCACACACGGCAATGATCTTGTCGTCCATCTCTCCctgtaataatatatactaatttagtggagaagttaaataaatctcgttataagaaaacaatatatgaaaatgaatcttgttaaataaaaatgtgtGCATCTTTTATTGAAAATAGGAGAAACCTGATCAATCATGGGCATTAATCCAATGGCTCTAGCACGGAGAAAACATCCTGGAAGCACTGGTTCCTACGTACACAAGCTTAAACAGGTTACTATACAGTATGTGGGAAATGGATGATACATTTTCTCTGGTGATTTTTGATGTTGCGTACCTGCATGAGGACAAGAACATCAAGAGGATCGTTGTCTTCACACAATGTCCTTGGGATGAATCCATAGTTGTGAGGATACACAACCGATGAGTACAAGATCCGGTCAACCTGAGATTGAATTGGATGTCATCAATCATAATTCTTGGTAGGCATGCAAATCGAACCTGCCCAAccgaaccgaactaaccaaaaaatCGAAATGAAATGCttggtttttggttcaattGGCGAGTTTTCTGCctaaccgaactaaccaaattcTGAACTAACAGAACCCGAAAGCCCGAACTAACCAAATTCTGAACTAACTGACCCCGAAAGCCCGAAATAACCGAATTCTGAACTAAATGACCCCGAAAGCCCGAAGTAACCGAACCGCATGCATAATTATTGGTTAGAAAAGAAGATCTCACAATCTAGGgatcatttcatttcatttcatttacCTTGATAAGACCGGTCTTTTTGTCAAGTTCATATTTCACTTTGCTTCCCTTTGTGATCTCAACCACCTGACCGGAGAGACGCTTGTTAGAAAGACTAatatacaaattaataaaagaaGTTTTATTAGGTAACTGTATAAGAGACATACCACATTGAAGACCAATGGAGCTTCAGGACCTGCAAGAAAACACACACCTCGTGTTGAGAATTCATGTAGAATAATAATCAGATATGATTAATAAGGGTTATTGTAAGTTACCGATCTCAAGGTCGTGCCATGGATGTGCGGCTACAGATCTCTTGGAGAGAGTTGAGAGAATCCTCTCGTTGAGTTTTGGAGCAGGACGAGGAGACTCATTTGACTCCATCGTTTCTTCATATGTTTCTTCACTCATCTGTTGATCATCA is drawn from Brassica rapa cultivar Chiifu-401-42 chromosome A05, CAAS_Brap_v3.01, whole genome shotgun sequence and contains these coding sequences:
- the LOC103866426 gene encoding soluble inorganic pyrophosphatase 3 isoform X2; amino-acid sequence: MSEETYEETMESNESPRPAPKLNERILSTLSKRSVAAHPWHDLEIGPEAPLVFNVVVEITKGSKVKYELDKKTGLIKVDRILYSSVVYPHNYGFIPRTLCEDNDPLDVLVLMQEPVLPGCFLRARAIGLMPMIDQGEMDDKIIAVCADDPEYKHFTDIKQLAPHRLSEIRRFFEDYKKNEHKEVAVNDFLPSEKAHEAIQYSMDLYAEYILHSLRR
- the LOC103866425 gene encoding B3 domain-containing transcription factor NGA1; this encodes MMMTNLSLSREGEEEEEEEQEEAKKPMEEVEREHMFDKVVTPSDVGKLNRLVIPKQYAERYFPLDSSTNEKGLLLNFEDLAGKSWRFRYSYWNSSQSYVMTKGWSRFVKDKKLDAGDIVSFQRCVGDSGRDSRLFIDWRRRPKVPDHPTSIAHFAAGSMFPRFYSFPTATSYNLYNYQQPRHHHHSGYNYPQIPREFGYGYLVDQRAVVADPLVIESVPVMMHGGAQVSQAVVGTAGKRLRLFGVDMEEESSSSGGSLPRGDASPSSSLFQLRLGSSSEDDHFSKKGKSSLPFDLDQ
- the LOC103866426 gene encoding soluble inorganic pyrophosphatase 3 isoform X1, which produces MLLLTSVFSCIYMHKRKLCFFRSYICFIVPCKKKEDPKMSEETYEETMESNESPRPAPKLNERILSTLSKRSVAAHPWHDLEIGPEAPLVFNVVVEITKGSKVKYELDKKTGLIKVDRILYSSVVYPHNYGFIPRTLCEDNDPLDVLVLMQEPVLPGCFLRARAIGLMPMIDQGEMDDKIIAVCADDPEYKHFTDIKQLAPHRLSEIRRFFEDYKKNEHKEVAVNDFLPSEKAHEAIQYSMDLYAEYILHSLRR
- the LOC103866423 gene encoding uncharacterized protein C594.04c; translation: MNRNLRNAIIAFLAPLPSIVFYLSFLRSYSPTSDPELSHIHSWCSNHPLLLANLLFFLNVNFLFWVIGLLQSSHWMIDVYWTVIPVMLVHYFASHPLGEYNKWRSMVVVILTWVWSVRLTHNYFRRENWEWGAREDWRFNDLRKQYGKHWWWLSFFSVYVSQQIFLIGICLPLYIIHSVDAPLNIWDFVSSAICLTGIVMAYFADTQLHEFVTQNQKLKEQGKPKIPNLDTGLWYYSRHPNYLGEQLWWWGLVVFAWNLGQGWTLIGALVNTLCLVYVTILVERRMVKQEYRAEAYRAYQKTTSVWIPWFKSQVAAAVSKDKST
- the LOC103866424 gene encoding probable inactive purple acid phosphatase 14, producing MPNQLDIDKHIHKNIPQEYFIKSSKKINSMPYKNRVECDYSLLTLIKLHIHQTKTTHTMGKILALFYVSLICLGLSVSPVDAYGRRQLRFNSNGRFKILQVSDMHYGFGKETQCSNVTPEELPYCSDLNTTSFIQRTIASEKPDLIVFSGDNVNGMCESGDAAKTMNMAFAPAIEARIPWVAILGNHDQESDMTRETMMKHIVKMPYTLSEVNPFGSGIFPIDGFGNYNLQIEGPFGSPLFFKSLLNVYMLDGGDYVKLDGFAFNYDWVKSSQVNWYEHASKWLEMEYKRWPFPQKSTAPGLVYVHIPVPEFKRFTEPRQMTGVRQEQTCSAPINSGLFTKLVERGEVKGIFSGHDHVNDFCATLNGVNLCYAGGSGYHGYGKTGWARRVRVVEAQLEKTKYGRWGAVDKITTWKRLDDKNHSLIDTQLLWSKNTTLDTNYRFKCNKIKQH